From the Teredinibacter turnerae T7901 genome, one window contains:
- the recQ gene encoding DNA helicase RecQ, with the protein MSDSPLDILNHVFGYDSFRASQRDIVNCVTGGQDALVIMPTGGGKSLCYQIPALARTGVGVVVSPLIALMEDQVSALKELGVNAGYLNSTLDYDTVWHTENAIRSGELDMVYIAPERLIQERTLALLHDAEIALFAIDEAHCVAQWGHDFRADYLKLDVLHNQFPKVPRIALTATADERTRAEIIERLRLENAQQFISGFDRPNIHYRIQQKNKPREQLLRFLKDEQQGNCGVIYCLSRAKVEDTATWLCQQGFNALPYHAGLPASVRQQNQSRFLREDNIIIVATIAFGMGIDKPDVRFVCHLDMPKSVEAYYQETGRAGRDGQPSTALLLYGLEDIVKLRQMTENSDGSEMFKRQEQHRLNAMLGLCEVTGCRRQVLLRYFGDEMPEPCGNCDNCDSPPDTWDATEAVRKALSCVYRSGQRFGASHVIAILRGSDNEKIRTCGHNHLSTYGIGKELSTDEWRSVFRQLIASGLLAVDTAGYGALQLTEQCRPILRNEQTIAMRRDKPVQTRATQRKPTQDIDEAQIPLWNALRRVRKELADEHGVPPYVIFHDATLKDMLEKFPLSEWEMLSVTGVGDRKMAQFGEAFLEVFREFEYDQ; encoded by the coding sequence ATGTCCGACAGTCCACTCGATATACTGAATCACGTTTTTGGTTACGACAGTTTCCGCGCGAGTCAACGCGATATCGTCAACTGCGTTACCGGGGGCCAGGACGCCCTCGTCATTATGCCCACTGGCGGCGGAAAATCACTGTGCTACCAAATTCCTGCGCTCGCGCGAACCGGCGTTGGCGTCGTCGTTTCTCCGCTGATCGCCCTGATGGAAGACCAGGTGAGCGCACTCAAGGAGCTCGGCGTTAACGCCGGCTATTTAAATTCCACGCTCGATTACGACACCGTATGGCACACGGAAAATGCGATCCGCAGCGGTGAGCTGGATATGGTTTACATCGCGCCAGAGCGATTGATTCAAGAGCGGACCCTCGCGCTTCTCCACGATGCGGAAATTGCACTGTTCGCCATTGATGAAGCCCATTGTGTTGCCCAATGGGGACATGATTTTCGCGCTGATTATTTAAAACTGGATGTCCTCCACAACCAGTTTCCCAAGGTACCGCGAATCGCGCTTACCGCTACAGCAGACGAACGCACTCGCGCAGAAATTATTGAACGGCTGCGCCTGGAAAACGCCCAGCAATTTATCAGTGGGTTTGACCGCCCCAATATTCATTACCGGATTCAACAGAAAAACAAACCGCGCGAGCAGCTGTTACGATTTTTAAAAGACGAGCAACAGGGCAATTGTGGCGTGATCTATTGTCTGTCCCGCGCCAAAGTCGAAGATACTGCCACCTGGTTATGCCAGCAAGGTTTCAACGCACTGCCGTATCACGCAGGGCTGCCTGCCAGCGTGCGGCAGCAAAACCAAAGCCGCTTTCTGCGGGAAGACAATATTATTATTGTCGCTACCATTGCGTTCGGAATGGGCATCGATAAACCTGATGTGCGCTTTGTCTGCCATTTAGATATGCCCAAAAGTGTGGAGGCGTATTATCAGGAAACCGGGCGCGCCGGGCGCGACGGTCAGCCATCCACGGCGCTACTGCTTTACGGGCTGGAAGACATTGTGAAATTGCGTCAGATGACCGAAAACTCTGACGGCTCGGAAATGTTTAAGCGGCAGGAGCAGCACCGACTTAACGCCATGCTGGGGCTGTGCGAAGTCACCGGCTGCCGACGCCAGGTACTGTTGCGGTATTTTGGCGACGAAATGCCAGAGCCCTGCGGTAACTGCGATAACTGCGACAGCCCGCCGGACACATGGGACGCCACCGAAGCCGTGCGCAAAGCGCTGAGCTGTGTTTATCGCAGTGGCCAGCGTTTCGGCGCCAGCCATGTTATCGCCATTTTACGCGGCAGCGACAATGAAAAAATTCGCACCTGTGGCCACAATCATTTATCGACTTACGGTATCGGCAAAGAATTATCTACGGATGAATGGCGCTCGGTGTTTCGCCAGCTTATTGCCAGCGGATTGCTTGCGGTCGACACCGCCGGCTATGGCGCCCTCCAGCTCACCGAACAGTGTCGGCCTATTCTGCGCAATGAACAGACGATTGCAATGCGTCGCGACAAGCCAGTTCAAACACGCGCAACCCAGCGCAAACCGACACAGGACATCGACGAAGCGCAAATTCCGCTGTGGAACGCACTGCGCCGCGTTCGCAAAGAATTGGCAGACGAACATGGCGTTCCGCCTTATGTTATTTTTCATGACGCAACGCTGAAAGACATGCTCGAGAAGTTTCCACTGAGTGAGTGGGAAATGCTTTCAGTGACCGGAGTCGGCGACCGTAAAATGGCACAGTTTGGCGAAGCCTTTTTAGAAGTATTCCGCGAATTCGAGTATGACCAATAA
- a CDS encoding FKBP-type peptidyl-prolyl cis-trans isomerase translates to MHVEKDRVVSFHYSLREVGGDPIEDNKGAVPMAYLHGHGNLLPALEAEMEGMTEGETRVISLPPEKAYGLRNENALQKVPVKHLIGTYKRLMPKMIVRVNTNKGERNASVIKAGKFMVELDMNHPFAGVALEFTVEVLNIREAQAEEIAHGHAHGDGGHHH, encoded by the coding sequence ATGCACGTAGAAAAAGATCGCGTTGTCTCCTTTCACTACAGCCTTAGAGAAGTTGGCGGCGACCCCATAGAAGATAATAAAGGTGCAGTTCCTATGGCCTATCTACATGGGCACGGCAACCTGTTGCCCGCGCTGGAAGCAGAAATGGAAGGGATGACAGAAGGCGAAACCCGCGTCATCAGCCTGCCACCGGAAAAAGCGTATGGCCTACGCAATGAAAATGCGTTGCAAAAGGTACCGGTTAAGCACCTGATCGGCACCTACAAGCGCCTGATGCCCAAGATGATCGTACGCGTTAACACCAACAAGGGTGAGCGCAATGCGAGCGTTATCAAAGCGGGAAAGTTTATGGTTGAGCTGGACATGAACCACCCGTTTGCCGGCGTCGCGCTGGAGTTTACGGTAGAGGTTCTGAATATTCGTGAAGCTCAAGCAGAGGAAATTGCGCACGGACACGCACACGGGGACGGTGGTCATCACCACTAG
- a CDS encoding helix-turn-helix transcriptional regulator: MEQNWEDRLELGPDCYERFVDQQRVPTLKSLNVAIAGISQLRGDYCVARKKPDYHTILFTLEGEGELHTHKGRTLIPANTLTLLPARQPFLITLSREHWATTWFCLEDTAHWSHLRQPDASVRYSSEAAALYYLLGHLYYENDPDMQTTPLSHLSHYLHNALGNNRQREHLSEPERRLEQLFGDIQQQLHVNWTIERMAERVHYSPSHFHRLCQQHVNRSPIQQLIHLRMERAKQLLSDTHWSLNQIASAVGYSDVFNFSNRFKKSTGVSPSQFRTSPGHRSSERLMPPL, encoded by the coding sequence TTGGAGCAAAACTGGGAAGACCGCCTGGAGCTTGGCCCTGACTGTTACGAGCGGTTCGTAGACCAGCAGCGTGTGCCCACGCTCAAGTCGCTAAATGTGGCGATCGCTGGAATATCCCAATTGCGGGGCGACTATTGTGTGGCCCGCAAGAAGCCTGATTACCACACCATCCTGTTCACTCTGGAGGGTGAAGGCGAATTGCACACCCATAAGGGCAGAACTCTCATACCCGCCAACACCCTGACCCTGCTCCCCGCCCGCCAACCCTTTTTGATTACCCTGAGTCGAGAGCACTGGGCCACCACCTGGTTTTGCCTGGAAGATACCGCGCATTGGTCCCACTTGCGACAGCCGGACGCCTCGGTACGCTACAGCTCCGAGGCAGCGGCGCTCTACTACCTTTTGGGACACCTCTATTACGAGAACGACCCAGACATGCAGACCACGCCTTTGTCTCACCTGAGCCACTACCTGCACAACGCGCTGGGAAACAACCGCCAACGCGAACACCTCAGTGAACCGGAACGCCGCCTGGAGCAGTTGTTTGGCGACATTCAGCAGCAACTGCACGTCAATTGGACCATCGAACGCATGGCGGAACGGGTACACTACTCGCCGTCACATTTCCATCGTTTATGCCAACAACACGTAAACCGCAGCCCAATACAGCAGCTCATTCACTTGCGCATGGAACGAGCAAAACAATTGCTATCCGACACGCATTGGTCGCTCAACCAGATTGCCAGTGCCGTCGGCTACAGTGATGTTTTCAACTTTTCAAACAGATTTAAAAAATCCACCGGAGTATCGCCCTCTCAGTTTCGAACCTCGCCTGGTCACCGCTCCAGCGAGCGATTAATGCCCCCTTTGTGA
- a CDS encoding aldo/keto reductase: MPTSLTPIAAQGPKVSRFIAGYWRVNQWNKTPQELLRFASECLELGISTVDHAMVYRSEATFGKALALDPGLRSQLQIVTKFGIKPMGFGELGAQAVNHYDSSGAALIQSLDASLQGLGTDYIDILLVHRPDYLMDVRELAATMATLRAEGKVRYFGVSNFNTHQFEVLQRELRQNVPAGLVTNQIEFSPLHLTPLEDGTLEQCQLNDCRPMLWSCLGGGNLLAPASERHQRIHNALRVVADEHAVAALETIVYAWVRALPCAPLPLLGTSNIERVKTALAAEKIQLTREQWYRIWEASTGHPVP; encoded by the coding sequence ATGCCCACATCACTGACTCCCATTGCAGCACAAGGACCCAAAGTTTCCCGCTTTATCGCCGGCTACTGGCGTGTGAACCAGTGGAACAAAACCCCCCAGGAATTACTGCGTTTCGCCAGTGAGTGCCTGGAACTCGGTATCAGCACCGTCGACCACGCAATGGTGTATCGCAGTGAGGCTACTTTCGGCAAGGCGCTGGCGTTAGACCCCGGTTTACGTTCCCAGCTGCAAATAGTCACCAAGTTCGGTATCAAGCCCATGGGGTTTGGCGAACTTGGCGCGCAAGCAGTTAACCACTATGACAGCAGCGGTGCGGCATTAATTCAATCGCTGGATGCATCCTTACAGGGCTTGGGCACCGACTATATCGATATTTTATTGGTACACCGCCCAGATTACCTAATGGACGTGCGCGAGTTAGCTGCAACCATGGCGACCCTGCGTGCGGAGGGAAAAGTGCGTTACTTCGGCGTGTCCAACTTTAATACCCATCAATTTGAGGTGCTGCAGCGTGAGCTGCGTCAGAATGTACCCGCTGGCCTGGTGACCAATCAGATCGAATTTTCCCCGCTGCATCTAACACCGCTGGAAGATGGCACTTTGGAGCAATGCCAGCTTAACGACTGCCGCCCGATGCTGTGGTCGTGTCTGGGCGGTGGCAATCTGCTCGCGCCCGCGTCCGAGCGACATCAGCGAATTCACAACGCTCTGCGCGTGGTGGCAGACGAGCACGCTGTTGCAGCGCTCGAAACCATTGTGTACGCCTGGGTGAGAGCACTGCCATGTGCACCACTGCCACTTTTGGGTACCAGTAATATCGAGCGGGTTAAAACCGCACTTGCAGCAGAAAAAATTCAGTTAACACGCGAACAATGGTATCGGATCTGGGAAGCGTCTACAGGCCACCCGGTTCCCTGA
- a CDS encoding B12-binding domain-containing radical SAM protein, with product MKALIVDLNNFSRYPTLSVGYLSAILKAADIEVETLSPLFFGVHGFPRRTREPAGLHMLKIANHIGATSSNPLIGKLHTFAKRLGGGTPVDDTAVIVDSFNKMLKSDIDVVLVSAYTMYFSATKKIAEICAQRNTPLLVGGNMFVVPDIARTWADIPGVTAVFAGEPEKILVQLVSDISAGKSVAGCPGITTHDSIAPPAPPLQNLDDVPFPDFSAFPWECYPNRIVPIMTGRGCEWARCTFCSDVLTSAGRQYRSRSLANVLAEIRYQREKHNVDLFVFLDLKLNSDVELWRGLAREIPRIAPGIKWTASVHVDSRKDNGLSREDLQAAADAGLARITCGLESGSQAILNSMKKGVKLDRLSQFIRDAHAANLSVRLTSIIGDPEEEARDIDETTQFLNSHANEVERVVVNRFALAPNTPATNQLAATETDFISLLDLDKTSSLIPHTNKRFGEFRHIKAVYRLLRIANQINRKPLIAHAAPFEGAF from the coding sequence ATGAAGGCGCTAATTGTGGATTTGAATAACTTTTCTCGCTACCCCACCCTGTCGGTTGGCTATCTTTCAGCGATCTTAAAAGCTGCCGATATCGAAGTAGAAACACTCTCCCCCCTGTTCTTCGGTGTGCACGGCTTTCCACGCCGCACACGGGAACCTGCGGGGCTACACATGTTAAAAATCGCCAATCATATCGGCGCTACCAGTAGCAACCCACTTATCGGCAAACTGCACACGTTTGCCAAACGTCTCGGTGGTGGCACCCCGGTTGACGACACAGCGGTTATTGTCGATTCCTTTAACAAAATGCTCAAAAGCGACATCGATGTTGTCCTGGTCTCCGCCTATACCATGTATTTTTCAGCGACAAAAAAGATTGCCGAGATTTGCGCGCAACGAAATACGCCGCTGTTAGTTGGCGGTAACATGTTTGTGGTGCCGGATATTGCCCGCACCTGGGCAGACATTCCCGGTGTGACCGCAGTATTTGCCGGTGAGCCCGAGAAAATTCTTGTGCAGCTGGTCAGCGATATCAGTGCGGGGAAATCCGTCGCCGGTTGCCCGGGGATAACCACACACGACAGCATCGCACCACCAGCACCGCCACTGCAAAACCTCGACGACGTTCCATTTCCGGATTTTTCTGCCTTTCCGTGGGAATGCTACCCCAACAGAATTGTACCGATCATGACGGGCCGGGGCTGTGAGTGGGCGCGCTGCACCTTCTGCTCCGACGTCTTAACCAGCGCAGGCCGTCAATATCGCAGCCGCAGCCTCGCCAATGTGCTCGCGGAAATTCGTTACCAGAGGGAAAAACACAATGTCGACCTGTTTGTTTTCCTGGACCTCAAGCTGAATTCGGACGTGGAACTATGGCGCGGCCTGGCCCGCGAGATTCCTCGGATAGCGCCAGGAATCAAGTGGACAGCGTCAGTACACGTTGACTCCCGCAAGGACAACGGTCTCAGCCGGGAGGATCTGCAGGCAGCCGCAGACGCGGGTTTGGCCCGCATCACCTGTGGCTTGGAATCTGGCAGCCAGGCCATACTTAACTCAATGAAAAAAGGCGTAAAGCTGGACCGTCTCTCACAATTCATCCGCGACGCTCACGCGGCCAACCTGAGCGTGCGACTCACCAGTATCATTGGCGATCCGGAAGAAGAAGCCAGGGATATCGACGAAACCACTCAGTTTTTGAACAGTCATGCCAACGAAGTGGAAAGAGTGGTTGTCAATCGCTTCGCGCTAGCACCAAATACGCCGGCCACCAACCAGCTAGCCGCAACGGAAACCGATTTTATTTCGCTTCTGGACCTGGACAAAACAAGTTCGCTCATCCCACACACCAATAAGCGGTTTGGTGAATTCCGCCACATCAAAGCGGTTTATCGGCTGCTTCGAATAGCCAACCAAATTAACCGTAAACCCTTAATCGCGCACGCAGCGCCATTTGAAGGGGCCTTCTAA
- a CDS encoding isoamylase early set domain-containing protein, producing MSLDKRYLKSKPVCKVKFIAPEPLVERSKKIFLAGEFNEWDYENAPLRKQKDGTYATTIDLETGKEYEYRYVLDGECWENDYDADKYVPNTCGADNSVVVV from the coding sequence ATGAGCCTGGATAAAAGGTATCTAAAATCAAAGCCTGTCTGTAAAGTTAAATTTATTGCGCCCGAACCTTTGGTCGAACGTTCAAAGAAAATTTTTTTGGCGGGGGAATTTAACGAGTGGGACTACGAAAATGCGCCCCTGCGTAAACAAAAGGACGGCACCTACGCAACCACCATCGACTTGGAAACCGGCAAAGAGTACGAATACCGTTATGTCCTGGATGGCGAGTGCTGGGAAAACGACTACGATGCCGATAAGTATGTACCCAATACATGTGGCGCCGATAATTCAGTTGTCGTCGTTTAA
- a CDS encoding glycoside hydrolase family 9 protein, translated as MLFKHKKRIFKTASCSLAFAVVSALASVGADAAVGNPRLNQVGYLPNSAKVASYHASNNTPQAWELTQNGALIASGMTAPNGVDVASGENVHHIDFSAIANTGSNFVLHVGADESYPFDIGEHTFTPVLYDSIRYFYHNRSGIAIETQYTGGGNGSYAANSQWSRPAGHINQNSNQGDYAVPCWSGSGCNYALDVTKGWYDAGDHGKYVVNGGISVWKLLNMYERALYISNSADKYADGTLNIPESGNGVADILDEARWQMEFLMAMQVPEGETKAGMVHHKMHDVGWTGLPLAPHEDNRERALVPPSVTATLNVAATGAQCARLFAAVDSAFADQCLASAERAWDAALANPDDLYPGGYDNGGGGYGDRSAADEFFWAAAELYITTGDSQYLPTINNYEITRTDWAWPDTELPGLMSLAIVPTNHTAALSASARQQLIAIADGHVATINSTGYMVPSTEEEYYWGSNNVVANKMALIGLAYDFTGNDAYGKAFSKAMDYLFGNNSLSFSFISGHGEDALTQPHHRFWAGALSGSYPWVPPGALSGGPNSGLEDETASGQIGGCVSTPAKCFIDNINSWSTNEITINWNSALAWALAFYDDYADDNGGSSSSSSSSSSSSSSSSSSSSSSSSSSSSSSSNSSSSNSTSSTSSSSSSSSSSSSSSSSSSSSSSGGACVEMCKWYQDAPRPLCQNQDNGWGWENNQSCIGRNTCASQSGNGGIISVCDGGSSSSSSSSSSSSSSSSSSNSSSNSSSSSSSSSSSSSSSSSSSSSSSGSGVSGITCAVTRMNHWGSGYQIDVAVTNSGNSPVNGWTIQLDFGEPAQVTNYWNVQLSSSGNYVTANNIAWNGNIGAGQSVSFGLQGNSDGSLATPSCRGL; from the coding sequence ATGCTATTCAAGCACAAGAAACGAATATTCAAAACGGCAAGCTGCAGCCTTGCGTTTGCCGTTGTGTCTGCGCTGGCAAGCGTAGGCGCGGATGCGGCTGTTGGCAACCCGCGTTTGAACCAAGTGGGCTACCTGCCCAACAGTGCCAAGGTTGCCAGCTACCACGCGTCTAACAACACCCCACAAGCCTGGGAGCTCACCCAAAATGGCGCCCTTATTGCCAGTGGTATGACAGCGCCCAACGGCGTTGATGTTGCGTCCGGGGAAAATGTCCACCACATCGATTTTTCGGCGATCGCTAACACCGGCAGCAATTTTGTTCTCCACGTCGGTGCCGACGAAAGCTACCCGTTCGATATCGGCGAACATACGTTTACGCCTGTACTTTACGATTCCATTCGCTACTTTTACCACAACCGATCTGGTATCGCGATCGAAACCCAGTACACAGGTGGCGGCAACGGCAGCTACGCGGCTAACAGCCAATGGTCCCGCCCTGCGGGCCACATTAATCAAAATTCCAATCAGGGCGACTACGCCGTTCCCTGCTGGAGCGGTAGCGGCTGCAATTACGCACTGGACGTAACCAAAGGCTGGTACGATGCGGGCGACCACGGCAAGTACGTGGTAAATGGCGGTATTTCCGTGTGGAAGTTACTTAACATGTATGAACGCGCACTCTACATCAGTAACAGTGCCGACAAGTACGCCGACGGCACTCTGAACATTCCGGAAAGCGGCAACGGTGTTGCGGATATTCTCGACGAAGCCCGCTGGCAAATGGAATTTTTGATGGCGATGCAAGTGCCGGAAGGAGAAACCAAAGCTGGCATGGTGCACCATAAAATGCACGATGTGGGCTGGACTGGCCTGCCCCTGGCTCCTCACGAAGATAACCGTGAACGCGCCCTGGTACCACCCTCTGTAACCGCAACGCTTAACGTGGCTGCTACAGGCGCACAGTGCGCGCGCTTGTTTGCCGCTGTCGATTCAGCGTTCGCAGACCAGTGTCTGGCCTCCGCCGAGCGCGCCTGGGATGCCGCGCTGGCAAACCCGGATGATCTCTACCCCGGCGGGTACGACAATGGCGGTGGTGGATACGGCGATAGAAGTGCTGCCGATGAATTTTTCTGGGCCGCAGCCGAACTTTACATCACCACCGGCGACAGCCAATACCTTCCCACGATCAACAACTACGAGATCACCCGCACTGATTGGGCGTGGCCAGATACCGAACTGCCGGGCCTGATGTCGTTGGCTATTGTCCCCACCAACCACACTGCTGCTCTCTCCGCGAGCGCGCGCCAACAGCTTATTGCCATTGCCGATGGTCACGTTGCTACCATCAACAGTACCGGTTACATGGTACCGAGCACCGAAGAGGAGTATTACTGGGGCTCCAATAACGTGGTCGCTAACAAAATGGCACTTATCGGGCTGGCGTACGACTTCACCGGGAACGACGCCTACGGTAAAGCCTTCTCCAAAGCCATGGACTATCTGTTCGGTAACAATAGCCTGAGCTTTTCATTTATCAGCGGCCACGGAGAAGACGCCCTTACCCAACCACACCACCGTTTTTGGGCGGGTGCGTTGAGCGGCAGCTACCCATGGGTACCGCCGGGTGCACTGTCTGGCGGACCAAACAGCGGCCTCGAAGACGAAACTGCATCCGGCCAAATTGGCGGCTGTGTCAGCACGCCAGCCAAATGCTTCATCGACAATATTAACTCCTGGTCCACCAACGAAATCACCATCAACTGGAACAGTGCACTGGCCTGGGCTCTGGCATTCTATGATGATTACGCTGACGACAACGGCGGTTCCAGCAGCAGCTCATCGTCCAGCTCGTCTTCGAGCTCCTCGTCTTCGAGCAGCTCATCATCGTCAAGCAGCTCAAGCAGTTCAAGTTCCAGCAACTCAAGCTCGAGCAACTCAACATCGAGTACCTCATCCAGCTCCAGCAGTTCGTCATCAAGCTCAAGCAGCTCTTCCTCGAGTAGCTCAAGTTCATCGGGTGGCGCCTGCGTGGAAATGTGCAAATGGTACCAGGACGCACCGCGCCCGCTATGTCAAAACCAGGATAATGGCTGGGGCTGGGAAAACAATCAGAGCTGCATAGGCCGTAACACCTGCGCCAGCCAGTCTGGCAATGGCGGTATTATCTCCGTGTGCGACGGCGGCAGCTCCAGCAGCTCGAGCTCGTCCAGTTCGTCCAGTAGCTCTTCTTCCAGCTCAAATTCATCGTCGAATTCAAGCAGCAGCTCATCATCTAGCAGCTCTTCGTCTAGTAGTTCATCGTCCAGCAGCTCTTCTTCGAGTGGCTCAGGTGTATCAGGCATCACCTGTGCTGTAACTCGTATGAATCATTGGGGCAGTGGCTATCAGATCGACGTCGCGGTGACCAACAGCGGTAATTCACCTGTTAACGGCTGGACGATTCAGCTCGACTTCGGCGAACCGGCGCAAGTGACCAATTACTGGAATGTACAGCTCAGCTCATCAGGAAATTATGTGACGGCTAATAATATTGCCTGGAACGGCAATATTGGTGCAGGTCAATCCGTAAGCTTTGGCCTGCAGGGCAACTCAGACGGCTCACTCGCTACACCGAGCTGTCGCGGATTGTAA
- a CDS encoding MATE family efflux transporter — MATTNSTPTSDSTGLNNRAFWLRVAALALPVAAQMVLQSLLGMADVIMVGGLGPTAIAAVGLAAKLQFLLLVLMAGIGAGCSVLVAQYSGADDFRSCQRTLALTLMFGTAVMVPFTLAFGFLSHFWVSLINPDPEVVALTATYLRITALVLLSTQIIVIFEAGLRALGNTGVPLVMAAIAAVLNVVLNYLLIFGNGGFPALGVAGAAWATLLSRVLQLTGILCWVYLSGHGFGLRITHFAEALNRKVFMRYFNFASPIIVNHVVWGVGNATYHILTGYAGTDALAVMGVIVPIESLFFALFIGLANASAVMIGRALGGSRNDDAWRLYRFFDRLTLSVALLFSLAVFICRPLIVGVFNNMDEATAALLTDTLGIFSLLIWVKVLNMLRILGVLRAGGDNRFCLLMDTVVTWCIGLPLFVLGVLWLNLPFLAIYLLMYVEDMAKFMPVRIRIRLRRWMNNLTTEPEPSTASKASG, encoded by the coding sequence ATGGCAACAACAAACTCCACCCCTACTTCTGATTCAACAGGCTTAAACAATCGTGCTTTCTGGCTTCGGGTTGCAGCCCTTGCGCTGCCAGTAGCGGCGCAAATGGTACTTCAATCTCTGCTGGGTATGGCAGACGTGATTATGGTTGGCGGGCTTGGGCCCACTGCAATTGCCGCCGTTGGGCTGGCCGCCAAACTGCAATTTCTGCTGTTGGTGCTAATGGCAGGTATAGGTGCGGGATGCAGCGTACTGGTTGCACAGTATTCCGGGGCGGACGATTTTCGTTCTTGTCAGCGCACGCTGGCGCTGACCTTGATGTTTGGCACTGCTGTGATGGTGCCATTTACGCTGGCGTTTGGGTTCCTCAGCCACTTCTGGGTGAGCCTGATCAATCCGGACCCGGAGGTGGTCGCGCTCACCGCCACCTACCTGCGAATCACTGCGTTAGTTCTGCTCTCGACCCAGATCATCGTAATTTTTGAGGCTGGTCTGCGGGCGCTGGGCAATACCGGTGTGCCGCTGGTAATGGCCGCTATCGCCGCGGTGCTGAATGTGGTTCTCAACTACTTGTTGATCTTCGGCAATGGCGGGTTTCCCGCATTGGGCGTTGCGGGTGCGGCCTGGGCGACATTACTGTCGCGGGTACTTCAGCTGACGGGAATACTGTGCTGGGTGTACCTGAGTGGTCACGGATTTGGGTTGCGGATTACGCATTTTGCCGAGGCGCTAAACCGCAAGGTGTTTATGCGGTATTTCAATTTTGCCTCGCCGATCATTGTTAACCATGTGGTGTGGGGGGTGGGCAACGCGACTTATCACATACTTACGGGTTACGCGGGTACCGATGCGCTGGCGGTGATGGGTGTGATTGTGCCGATCGAGAGCTTGTTTTTTGCTTTGTTTATCGGGCTTGCGAATGCGTCTGCGGTAATGATCGGGCGAGCGCTTGGGGGTTCTCGCAACGACGACGCATGGCGGCTCTACCGCTTCTTCGACCGCCTCACACTTTCCGTTGCGCTGTTGTTCAGCCTGGCCGTATTCATCTGCCGTCCGCTGATTGTAGGCGTGTTTAATAATATGGACGAGGCTACTGCCGCGCTCCTCACAGATACCCTGGGGATATTCTCCCTTTTGATTTGGGTGAAAGTATTGAACATGTTGCGCATTCTGGGCGTGCTGCGCGCAGGGGGCGATAACCGGTTCTGCCTGTTAATGGACACCGTTGTGACCTGGTGTATTGGCCTACCGCTGTTTGTGCTGGGGGTGTTGTGGTTGAACCTGCCTTTTTTGGCGATCTACTTGCTCATGTACGTCGAGGATATGGCGAAATTTATGCCGGTGCGAATTCGTATTCGGTTGCGCCGTTGGATGAATAACCTGACAACCGAGCCTGAACCCTCAACGGCTTCCAAAGCGAGTGGCTAA
- a CDS encoding helix-turn-helix transcriptional regulator, producing the protein MRKAERLFQILNLLRNRRTVLTARQIAEQLAVSERTVYRDIQALSLSGVPIEGEAGVGYRLQRQFDLPPLMFDRDEVEALLLGARMIRAWSDRQLAAAASSALNKILAVLPPQLRELEETSAIKVPDYQQQLSVSVHSEQIRAAIRSQQKIAIDYEDAQAQLSHRCVLPLGLFFWGATWTLVGWCELRLAYRAFRLDRIRHFELLAENFACHASCSLDHYLALQRQRYDEYMTNANDSLAKNQGD; encoded by the coding sequence ATGCGTAAAGCAGAACGACTTTTCCAGATTCTCAACTTGTTGCGCAACCGGCGTACGGTACTTACGGCCAGGCAAATCGCCGAGCAGCTGGCGGTATCTGAGCGCACGGTGTATCGCGATATTCAAGCGCTGAGTTTGTCGGGTGTACCTATTGAAGGCGAAGCTGGCGTTGGCTACCGGTTACAGCGTCAGTTCGATCTACCCCCATTAATGTTTGATCGCGATGAAGTGGAAGCTCTGCTGTTGGGGGCGCGGATGATTCGCGCCTGGAGCGATCGTCAGCTGGCGGCTGCTGCGAGCAGTGCGCTCAACAAGATTCTCGCGGTGCTGCCACCGCAACTGCGGGAGCTGGAAGAAACCTCGGCAATCAAGGTGCCGGACTATCAACAACAGCTCAGTGTTTCGGTTCACAGTGAGCAAATTCGGGCGGCTATCCGCAGTCAGCAAAAAATCGCTATCGACTACGAGGATGCGCAGGCCCAGTTATCACACCGCTGTGTTTTACCCCTGGGATTGTTTTTTTGGGGAGCTACCTGGACATTGGTAGGCTGGTGTGAGTTGCGCCTTGCCTACCGCGCATTTCGACTGGATCGAATCCGCCATTTTGAATTGTTAGCAGAAAATTTTGCCTGCCACGCCAGCTGTTCGCTGGATCATTATCTGGCGCTGCAACGCCAGCGCTACGACGAGTATATGACTAACGCCAACGACTCTCTCGCTAAAAACCAGGGTGATTAA